Genomic segment of Caretta caretta isolate rCarCar2 chromosome 4, rCarCar1.hap1, whole genome shotgun sequence:
TATCATCTTTATGGAACTATCTATAATGCAGGCATGTTCTGAGAAGAAAACTATATTTAGTAGCTCAATGAGCAACTGAATGGGTATCATTCTGGATGCATCATGCACATATTTTGCTTTTTCTGCTCAGCCCATGTATGCTAGCAGTATACTGAGACGAATACAAGCTATTAATTATAGTAACTGAAGACGAACCGATTAAGGCATTTCAGTTTAAATATTtatagaattatatatatatatttcaaacaaaaaaccctgtttAAATGCCTCTGATCAGAAGAGCTGCCACTGGTGTTTTGAAATCACTATGTGGTGAGATTTTGCCACTCCCACTGGGGCCTGCAAAATCCAGCGCTCTTGCCCTGCAGGAGTGCTTTCCTTTTTCAAGTGACAGCCCTGATTAACAAGGTGTGTGGACATTCACAGTAACTTTTATTCCCATTTCTAACAGCTGCGATTTATCACTAATATTTTAGTAGCCAATAATGTGTTGACAGAAAAAGTCTTCCTGTAAAGCACTGCTTTGTGTTGGAATATGCTGTATACAATTTATTTAACAGTCTATTACCATGGTGGAAACCTATCCCACGCCTAACACTGAACTCTTGAAAAGTCATGGGACCATGCAGCTTGATAAATGTCAATAATTTCCATTGTGCTTTTTTATAATAGCATTTTCCACAAACTGTCAAAATTATTTACACAAAGAAGTTGCATAATGGAAAAACTACCGCCGCCATCGCATTCACCTCCCGTTCAAAACAAATGCAGTTTGGGGTGATTTCTATTCCTACCACAGTCGTTACTTTAACCATTCTGTGTTTATTTACAGTCCTCATTTCCGACCATGCTGCAATGCAAATACACAAATTCACAGTCTGTTCGTAACATTTTTCCAATCCTCATTCAGATTTTTTGACATACATGAAGTCTTGATTTAGAAGAATAAGTGGCATCTTTCCATACTTTGCAAGACAGCCCTTTAGCACAGTCACATCGCTGGAAAATCTCCAAGCCGTGAGAGCCTTTCTTGCGCTGTTTTGTACACACCTCCCCCTGATGCAACACAGGTTTGCAAATTTTGGTCCAGAAATGGCGAGCACAGCAGTACCCCTCAATGCAGTCTGATGATCGTAAGCAGGGGTCTCCTTCATGCCCTAAGAAAagcaaccaaaatatttcagtgcctgagacagaGTGAAAGTATAGATTCAGAATGGTCTGGCTCGACGCTGACTAAGAAACAGAGGATATGATACTCATCGGCTGGTATTTGAAGTGCATAAACACCAATGCGTGGTGGGAGTTAGATGCAAGGAGGATATCAATACAATCTACTGTAAGGCCTAATAAGGAGAAGTTCAACTAATGAAGTCTCATGGTCACAAAGGCATGTGTTACATATTGCATGACCATTACAAGATAAGTAAGGTGTGGCCTGCACAGATTGCACAACTGGAAAATACACTTTCACACCACATCTGACACATGGCTTACAGTAAAGGAACAAATGCTATTCCAAGCACAGAGGCTATGAGTGACATATACAAGCAAATTAGTATAACTGATTTGTGGTCTGTGAATTCCTGAGATATACAGATGATGACAATTCCAGACCTCCCAACATTTCATAGCAGATTACTGTAAGTCAGCCTGGTCTGCGTTGCTGTATCTTGTCTTTCTACAGCGAGGTGAATGAACTGGACTATATTGCAAAAGCAATCCTACCTTTTATGTGTGACAGCTTGGACTGTGGTCTCCCTAGATTCTGCCATCCCAAGTCCTTGCTAGAATAAAGACCGTTTTTTTTGTTGCGTGGTCCTTCCAGCGCAGGGATGTGTGGAGTAAGGATGCTTTCAGTTACTGGTATGCAAATACCTATGGGAATGAGATGTTAGAAATGGGAAGGCCTATTTGAAGGTTGTGGTAGAGGCTGAGAGGCAGTGTTGTCCAGTCAATAGGGAACTGAACTGAAattcaggaggcctgggttctattcacggCTCTGctagtgaccttgagcaaatcactgcatctctctgtgcctgtgtatttcccctcccaccatatgtctgtcttgtttatttggATTCAAGGCACTTTGGAGAGGGACTCCAAATCCTCTTATAACAGGAGCTTCAATCTCAGGTGGGGCATCAGCAATATAAACAATAACAAGAATAAGTTATAACTTCCAAGGCGTCATTTTAGTGGAGTAAGACCAGGATGAATTTGGTTCTTTACATTTATTGAAAAAGAATGGTTGTCCAATTTGCTATTGAATCAGTGAATTAATCCATATTTTAAGTAATCTGTCAGCCACCCATAGTTTAATCATGAAATAcaggttttgttaaaaaaaacctaaacaccTAAAAGAATGGGGTGGGGTCAGAGAGGTGGTTCACAGTACCTTAAATGAACAGAAATGTACTATGATGTTGCAGAAAATTCAATGAAAagggggatttaaaaaaacagtaaacaTTCCCCTGGTGTGTTTGACATTGTATTAGTGTGAAACACAACTGCACTGCATTAACACAAGAGTCACGAATCTGACCAGTCACTGCATGACTACACTCTAAATGGTTAGTTATGCATCGAACTTCCTATTGCCACATGCAAATACAGGTTGAGCATGCAATCAAAATGACTGCACCCACAAATAAGGCATACAGTTGCCtacacagttttgaaaatcatGTTTCTTACTAGCAGAGCAAAATCACAGAATCTCTTCTAATCATAAGGAAGAAAGAATATGACATACTTATACAATCCCTGTGCTATAAGTTTTTTGAGATGTTTCCTCTGAAGAAGGAATTGTGGTAACCCAAACAGAAATACTACTACACATGTCCTCTGCTTACATATATTCTCAATATATGCCATTAAACCAGTCACTGTCATatataaaaggaaaacaagaagAGTTGCTTAAGTACCATTGTTACAGCGGTTCCCAGGGCAGCACATGCCATCTCTGTGGCAACGCTTCTTTTTCCTTCTGCAGATCATGCAGGCAGAAGTAGCTTGATGAGGACTATGGCAGTATCTCCCAACTTCACATTCTTTATCATTAGTGCAAGGGTATGCCTGGTCAAGAAAAAAGAAGGATTTAAAATAAAGTAGTAATGCACAATAATTCTTAATTCATATAGTTCACATCATATTagcaaaaccaaaacaagaaaaacaaaatgtgaGAGGTATGTtcagagggaaggggggaagggggaagaatttATCAGATCCAAGAAGGGGCCACAAGGGGGTGAAATTAAGGTGTGCTTCTCTATGGCAATTTACAGTTGCCAGAGAGGTCATTCAGGGACTATGGCCAGCTTTCATAAGTTCGAGCAGCCCATAGGCTGCTCTAGCTGATGTTGGAGCTGTGGCAACTTAAGAATCAGGAAGCCATAACCAGATCCTTAATAGCCTTATTCCTTCTTATATCAAGCATATCTTGGTGCAAGAGAGAATCTGGCCTGTATTTTTTAACGCATTCCAAGTAATTAATACATAAAACCTCAGTAATCCAAAGTAAGGAATGAGCAGTTTTATCTTTGGTGGAGATCTACCTGGAAGTGAGTAAAACTCCCAAAGTGTCCTCTGCACTGGATCTTGTCTAAAAATGGGCTAAATACTTAGGTGGCATCTTTACTTTGAAAGGTTCCAAATTCATGTCAAGAACATGGATGAAGAGACCTTTCCCATTAGCCCATGATATTTACACTGAATACTCCCACATTGGTACAAATTCTTCTTTTGCATGCACACTGTTCCCACTGACACCTATCAGTGGGATCCTTTGAAAGCAAACAGTATCAACATCCTCCTAGCCTTACTGCCACTAAGGAAGGAACACATGGAACACTCCTGTATTCATCAAAACCACAATTCTCTTCCACTAAGACCTCCCTTTTTCATGTGCGAATAGCAGAAGATGGCtctaaggagagagaaaaagaggctTTGTCCTTCCAGATCAGACATAATGCTTCCATGAGATCCACATAAGAACCCCAGATCATTCCCGAAATCCTACTACTGGCTCCCAAGCAGCTGTAATTGTGCATCACTGCTGTATCTGACTAGTGCATATTAAATTATCCTTTCACTTACACAAGCAAATATATATTGTTATGTTATCTCACATTAATTAATTCAAGACTTTCCACACACGTGCTTTAAAATTATATTCAGTGTTTTATTTAGTTTTCTATTTAACTTTTTGGATTTGGGATGCTAACATGTCTCTCAGAACTAGTGCTGAGAGAAAAATTAGTTTCCCAACAACTGTCAAAAAATGTTGAGGAATTTTTTACATAATTGCCCCCCCAAAATTGTTACTGAAAACAGTCAAAATGATTAATGGAATTATTTGTTTACCACAGAGGGCCTTGTTGGGCTTGTGTAGCTGttttcattgctatttttagccatacTAGCTAGATTACGGCTAGCTCAGTTATGCCTACCTGAGCTGCAAATCACACCTttgatttcagtgtagacattcccaaaACCTGTTTCCCAACCAAAGAATTTGCTCCCTGCACAATATGCAGTatttaaaaaagccattttctcaCATATGAACatgcagtaatacaaataaacacttggctatttttgaaaatttaaatttacCAGTCTTCACTCAGTGgcatttactccttctcctttGTAGTTGCCTCAGAAGCTGACACTGCTGCCTCATGGATAGTGGAGGGAGAGAAGGTGGTTTGGCTGACTGGAATTTGGTAATTTAAATGAGGAGGATGAATTTAATCAGGAGCGTCCTCATCCTACACCTTACCGTATGGGGTATCTACTTCTGATTTACCTAAACCAACCTGCCTTGGCTTTCAAGTGCATAGGAATCTCAAGGAGCACAATCCCTCTCGGAGATCCCAGCATGCAGGAGAAGTACGCAGCCTATACTGCAATAAGCATATCTAGCTCTACAAGCTGGtgcaatgagggggatggagCCATGGCCCCCTTCTTATCTCCACACACTTGTTTTTAAGGATATATGAGGAGAGCAATCTCTGGGCTTACTGGATATAATCCAATGCCTATTAAGTCATGGAAAACTCCAACTTGACCTCAGTGGATTCTGGATCATGCTTATTGAGCACTGGAACTGCAACTGTCCATTGCCTTTCCATGGGAATTGCAGAGGAAAGTAGAGGATTCCTTTGTGTCCACTTTCCTACTCAAGGACTAGGGAAAATCTCTCCTTTGGTGTTTACCCTCTTCAGTATTTGTAAACAATTATGCTCCCTTTAGTCATTGCTTAATCATGCTATAATTCCCCCATAAATCAGCCCCTCCGCCAGGCAATGTCATGATTTGGTTTGGCAAAACTTAATAAAGTCTAAGTACTTATCTGAAGTTATCCCAGCCCCTTTGATCTAGGAATTTGGCTAGAAAGCccttgtcacaaatataaagggaagggtaaacacctttaaatccctcctggccacaggaaaaaccctttcacctgtaaagtgttaagaagccaggataacctcgctggcacctgaccaaaatgaccaatgaggagacaagatactttcaaagctggagggggagagaaacaaaggctctctctgcctgtgtgatgctttcgctgggaacagaaaaggaatggagtcttagaacttagtaagtaatctagctagatatgcattagattctgttttgtttaaatggctgataaaataagcggTGCTGAATgcaatgtatattcctgtttttgtgtctttttgtaacttaagattttgcctagagggatgctctatgttttgaatctgattaccctgtaaggtatttaccatcctgattttacagaggtgattcttttacttttcttcaattaaaattcttcttttaagaacctgattgcttcttcattgttcttaagatccaagggtttgggtctttgttcGCCTATGCaagttggtgaggatttttatcaagccttccccaggaaagggggtgtagggtttgggaggattttggggggaaagacgtttccaaatgggctttttccctgttctatatttgttagatgcttgatggtggcagcaataaagtccaagggcaaaaggtaaaatagtttgtaccttggggaagttttaacctaagctggtaaaaataagcttagggggtttttcatgcaggtccccacatctgtaccctagagttcagagtggggaaggaatcttgacagccCTAAAGAACTAACTGgttttcttgtgagatttccaatTGGGTACTTCCTGATTTCAGTTAAGCAGGAAATGCCACTATGGAGTGCAAAGATAATCCAAAGAgtaactttttaattaaaaagttaaccaaaactttttgcgtctaattttttttttaaatataacagtGAGGGAAATGAACAGAGCATCAGCCTCAGCTTTCAGTTTcctgggttcatagaatcatagaatattagggttggaagggacctcaggaggtcatctagtccaaccccctgctcaaagcaggaccaatccccaactaaatcttcccagccagggctttatcaagcctgaccttaaaaacctcaaaagaaggagattccaccacctccctaggtaacacattccagcacttcaccaccctcctagtgaaaaagtttttcctaatatccgacgTAAaactcccctactgcaacttgagaccattactccttgttctgtcctctgctaccactgagaacagtctagatccatcctctttggaaccccctttcaggtagttgaaagcagctatcaatcccccctcattcttctaaACAATCCTatttccctcagtctcttctcataagtcatgtgttccagtctcctaatcatttctgttgccctctgctggatgctttccaatttttccacatccaggTTCTGTTGGTTTGCTTCACTTCACAGCCTTATCCTTTTTTATGGGTAGAGTTTTGTCTTCATTGTAACAATCTGCCTGTAGATACTGGTTTTGAGAGAGCCAGCTGTTCACCAGTGATGTGTCAAACGAGTGGAAATAATTTAAAGCCTGAGATGGAATTTTTCACTGTGTTACGAAATGTACCATTATCAACAGTGGCTGAGCCAGTTtataaataaagctttaaacCATCAAATCATGGCaaatgtattttttcacacagtaaAAATTAGCACAGCTGCTCTACTATCCCGTGCTGAGTTCATTTGTTGTGGAAAATGTAAAGGCTGAAACTTATTCCAGTTGTGATCTTGACGGAGCTTGAGTATGGTTCACTACACTGACTGCTGGGATTAGGTAACCAAGTAACAGTTCAGGGGTAGATTGCCTGTACCTGTCCTTGCATGGGCATGCAGGGGGCAGACAGCCAGGATCCTTCCACACCACACAAGGACATGGGACGAGCACAGCTCCTGCATTTGGGGAACTGGAAGGACTGCTTCCCCCACGCATCCTTGGGGGTGTAAATTAATCCAAAAGggtcagggaagaggcagggccataATTCACCCTTCAAGTCTTCCTTCTCCAATGAGGCCAGCAGAGAGAGGCCCGCTGCACAAAGAGCTCTTGAGACTCCTCAGCCATGGGGCAACATGTCGCTCTCAATGGCTCTAACTGTTTATCCACTAAGCACAGCTCTGATTATAAAGGAAcctcaatgaaactgaaagataATATTTAGCACTCACTGCAGCTTCATTTAGATACACTCATTTCATGTCTTCAGCCCAAAATTAGATTTGGTCATTTCAATAAAACTATAGAATAATGCAGATCGGATCTATGACATGGAGTTGGAAGCTCAAATTGCATTATTAAATCTAATAAGAGATCCTTTGTTTTTACACGGTTtgctgctccacccctgcccctagTTTCAGTCTGCTGTGAGCCAATTCATAATAGATATTGCTAATTTTGGTGGCAagaaaacacatttcaaagaCTTGTTAAATTACTGCTGGGGTAGAGGACTCTGCAACAAGATAGTTTGAATTTTGCTTTCCAAGGGGTGTCTCTGGAAAGTACATCTCTCAGTTTGTGTCATGGCATTCAGGTGGATCAGTCCTCAAAGGCTATCCTGTTTCAGCCAAGTCATGGAGAGGTATGGATGTAAACTCTAAAAAGAGACCCCCCTGAAACAGTGATTTTGTGCACTCCTAATGCCAAGGGCTGTGAATGAGTCATGGGAATATTCAGGGGAAATCACAAAGCAGCCATGGAATAAAACCTCAAAAGTGGATTATTTTTAGTTTTGAAAACATCAGCAGTATTGGCTGAAAGCATCAGGACATAGTTTGCGGCAAAACTAAtccttatttttccattttttgtacaAGCTGTGACAGGGCAATGTCCCTCTTCTATCTTCTGCTCTGTGTACACAGACTCAGAGACCTTCAATTGTTAAACATGCCACCACCTTACTGATTCATACACCATAGGCATTTACAGTTTCAATTTTTCCTCACTTCTCTGCCAAGGGAGAGGGAAAAGATCTCTCTCTACCCCAGAGATCCTTCCTAGCTCTGGTTCTACTAGCTTGCCTCTCTTCTTTGTGCTTCCTTACTGAGCCTTCTTATACCTCCTTCGTTAATGGGGCAATTTGCTCACTAGTGCTCTCCCAGTCCATTCTAATCCACTAATTAGGCCTGGTCAGGTCCAGCCTGAGGGGAATTAATTGGTGTTCAAGCGACTTAGTTGTTAGTTCTCAACTCTCTGTCACTGCTCTTCCCTTCTTGCCTGCTGGCGCTGTCTTTTTCTTTCCTCAGGTCTTTCTCCCTTGCCTGAGGTGTTACTCTGCCGGCGTCTCTACTCACTCCCAGGATGGTCATCTGGGGTCCCTTTGTGGAATCCACCCATTCTTCACGAACAGAAATTTTATTTGATGGGCAGAGGTCACCCGCACAATTCTGCTTCTGCCCATAGGTCCTCGGATCATTGGGCAAACTATGGGATCAGCCTCTCTATTCTCTATTCTCAACCTCTTTACTTTGGGGCATAGAGCCTACCTTCCTCCACCTGGTTGCTCAGGATCCCTGTTTCTCCCAACCCTCCAATTTATGTCTTGTCTCTTTccttctggtgtgtgtgtggcaggggggagGACCTGATGACTTCTCGACCCTGGCTGCCAGGCTTGAGGTATTTGTTTCTTCTGCCTCTATTTCCACATTTTTCTTATCCTTCCCCTGTTTCTCAGGAGACTccactttctttcccttcctgatGGCTTCTTATCCTAGGTACAGTGTTTACCAATCCATATCCTTCCAGTTTcagtattccccccccccatagctTTTATTTCCTCCAGCTTGGGTTACATTTTCCACTGCTTGGGCCCCCTGGTACCAGACCGCATCTCAAATTGCAACGGGCTCCAATCTGTGCCCAATGTCACAAGTTGATGCaatctctctactatcctggttTGACCCCCTATAGAGGGTGAGCCATCTTTCCTGGGGAGGTCCACCTCTATGCATTCTTCTGTCAGTTTAACAGCCATGTCCAGTGTGGCAGGCTGAGGTCATCTGACCCTTACTTGCGTGTTCTTGGGGAGGCTCTGTAGAAACTGTTCAAGGATCAGAGTGTCCACAATCTCCCTCAGCCAATGGGTGGTCCAGTCCCGCAGTCTCTGGGCAAAAGCCCAGGGTTGGACTCCCACATCCATCTATTCTTCAGTGGGTTGGCCTACCCCATCCAAGATGGCCACCTTTACCAACTCACTCTCTCACTTGCACATTTGTTAAAGCCACATAGGCCACCGGTGCCTTCCCAGTCAAATAGGGGACTAGACATTGGGCCCAGGTCTCCTTGTCCCAGCCCGCACCCACAGCTACCCTCTCAAAAGCTGCCTATGAATGCATGTGGATCATCCACAGGGCCTGTCTTATGTGTTCCCTGTGGCTGGTGACTGGTTCCCTGTCACAGGACTCACCATACTTAGGAGCAGCTGCTCCTTCGTGTGCAATTGCTCCTTTATAAAGCCTTGCAGGCTCTTACATTGCTCTGCCAGTTGGGTGAGCAAAGGCTGTCTTTTCAGATGGTGCGCCTATATGGTTAATTTGCCTACCCTGTGACCTGAACCTCTTCAGGACTGGtatggggtgaa
This window contains:
- the DKK2 gene encoding dickkopf-related protein 2 isoform X1, with the protein product MMLLIWNKCSCCLLLLAVILMVESSQLDSSSSKVNSIKSTLMGEAPTQATNRSAGIHQGLALGSSKKGKIQVQMGKPPKHHHRQGEAYPCTNDKECEVGRYCHSPHQATSACMICRRKKKRCHRDGMCCPGNRCNNGICIPVTESILTPHIPALEGPRNKKNGLYSSKDLGWQNLGRPQSKLSHIKGHEGDPCLRSSDCIEGYCCARHFWTKICKPVLHQGEVCTKQRKKGSHGLEIFQRCDCAKGLSCKVWKDATYSSKSRLHVCQKI
- the DKK2 gene encoding dickkopf-related protein 2 isoform X2 — protein: MKWRDQCRSQRMRETVAVILMVESSQLDSSSSKVNSIKSTLMGEAPTQATNRSAGIHQGLALGSSKKGKIQVQMGKPPKHHHRQGEAYPCTNDKECEVGRYCHSPHQATSACMICRRKKKRCHRDGMCCPGNRCNNGICIPVTESILTPHIPALEGPRNKKNGLYSSKDLGWQNLGRPQSKLSHIKGHEGDPCLRSSDCIEGYCCARHFWTKICKPVLHQGEVCTKQRKKGSHGLEIFQRCDCAKGLSCKVWKDATYSSKSRLHVCQKI
- the DKK2 gene encoding dickkopf-related protein 2 isoform X3; amino-acid sequence: MKEENKFFCHTAAVILMVESSQLDSSSSKVNSIKSTLMGEAPTQATNRSAGIHQGLALGSSKKGKIQVQMGKPPKHHHRQGEAYPCTNDKECEVGRYCHSPHQATSACMICRRKKKRCHRDGMCCPGNRCNNGICIPVTESILTPHIPALEGPRNKKNGLYSSKDLGWQNLGRPQSKLSHIKGHEGDPCLRSSDCIEGYCCARHFWTKICKPVLHQGEVCTKQRKKGSHGLEIFQRCDCAKGLSCKVWKDATYSSKSRLHVCQKI